A segment of the Methanofollis fontis genome:
GCCGTCCGAGAGAGCGGATTCAGGTCGACGGCGATCACCCTCTTGCCCATCTGGCGGAGGGCGGCGCAACGGTCCCCGTCCTCCAGCGGCACGAGCACCAGATCGGCGGCGCCGATCCCGTGCTGCAGGCAGAGCGCACGGTCATGGGAGAGGGGGATCAGCCGTTCTGGCTCGCCGGAGAGCACCTCCACCCCTGCCTCCGCCAGGAGAGCGGTGATCGCCCGCATCCGCTCCTCGGTGCGGTGGAAGAGGTTCACCTCCACGGCGGCACCGCTCGCCCGCTGGAGATCGGCGATGGCGGCGGCGCAGAGGGCTGCGGTGTTCCCGTTCACCGAGATCACCGGGTTCCGGGCGGAAAGAAGCATCGCCGCCGCCGTCCGTTCGGCCCGTGCAGCGCTCTCGGTCGTCTGCTCCCCGAGGAGATAG
Coding sequences within it:
- a CDS encoding 4-phosphopantoate--beta-alanine ligase; this translates as MIPEDHPRHAALVVREHLANAMRRGIVAPEGLIAQGRGEAFDYLLGEQTTESAARAERTAAAMLLSARNPVISVNGNTAALCAAAIADLQRASGAAVEVNLFHRTEERMRAITALLAEAGVEVLSGEPERLIPLSHDRALCLQHGIGAADLVLVPLEDGDRCAALRQMGKRVIAVDLNPLSRTAQTATLPIIDEVRRALPAITAACASLTPAEAEALAASVDGSVYLHQAIDSIVRRLQEVEHALE